The stretch of DNA CGTTGGGCCGACCAGGACGACATCGACTTCCTGCTCGACGACACCGAGACCTGGGCGGTGGTGGGACTCTCGGGCGACCCGACCCGCACCGCCTACGAGATCGCGGCGCTGCTGCAGCGGCGCGGCAAGCGGATCGTCCCGATCCACCCGGCTGCCGCCGGCGGCGACCTGGTCGTGCTCGGCGAGCGGGCCTACCCCACGCTCGCCGACGTGCCGATGCCGATCGACGTGGTCGACGTCTTCCGCCGTTCCGAGGCCGCCGGGCAGTTCGCCGACGAGGCGGTGGCGGTGGGCGCCAAGGGTGTCTGGTTCCAGCTCGGCGTGGTCGACGAGGCCGCCTACCGGCGCGCCACCGCCGCCGGCCTCCGGATGGTGATGGACACCTGCCCGGCGATCGAGTGGCGGCGGCGCGGCGTCAGCGGACGATCCGCAGGATGAGCCGGCGTGTCATCGCGGCGCCCCGGACCTTGAGCCGATAGCGGCCGACCGGGAGCGACGCGAGCCGAACGACAGCGCGCCCGTGCTCGAGCCGGCCGACTCCGAGTCGCCGACCGGCGCCGCGGACCACCACCCGCCCCGTCGCAGGAGTCCCGGCAGCCGTCGCGGCCTGCACGTGCACCCGCGCCCGCCGTCCGCGGTGGACCACGGCGCGGGCCAGCCAGGCACGCAGCTTCGGCCGCGACGCAGCCGTCGTCGTAGCGCCTCCGGCACCGTCCTGTGTCC from Nocardioides sp. BP30 encodes:
- a CDS encoding CoA-binding protein; this translates as MSRWADQDDIDFLLDDTETWAVVGLSGDPTRTAYEIAALLQRRGKRIVPIHPAAAGGDLVVLGERAYPTLADVPMPIDVVDVFRRSEAAGQFADEAVAVGAKGVWFQLGVVDEAAYRRATAAGLRMVMDTCPAIEWRRRGVSGRSAG